TCGAAGCTGGCAATGCAGGCGGCAAGACCCGGCGTATCCAATTCCTCTGATCGCCAGCGCAAGATTCGACCAGCGTTTGCCTTGCTTTCGCCCGGCGCGGACCAGCTCTGAATAGGCAGAACGCGAGGGTGAGAGATTCGGACCAGCTCACTCACTCAGTCTACGCTCCGCTCTTGCCAGTAGTCCTTGCGCGTTTGCATAGCGCCGGTCAACACTGGCTCGAAAAAAATCCGCCCTGCACAGCGTTCCAGCAGAATCTTCAACTGCCCCGGAAGATCATCAGCAAACACCAGCAATCCCTCTCGTTCGCCCAGAAATGCGTTGCGAATGAGCGCCATGCTCCCGGCCGAGATTTTGCTGGCGAGCATAGTTTCCAGATGGGTCCAGGAGCCCGTCCTGGGATTGTCCGCGCGATACAAAATGGATTCAAGATTCGTCGCACTGGGCGGCAGTCCGGCAAGTTCGCATTCGTTGCGCGCCTGTTGCAGCGCAGCAGCGCCAAAGCGACGACCAAGATGGTCCACCCGACTCTGCTCGCCGCCAGCGCCGCCGGATGGATGATGATTGATAGATATCTGGATCTGGTTGTACGGCGGGGCGCCAGCAAACACCGGCGAGGGCGCCGCCCCGCCCCGCCGGGGATCGGCGGCATGCTCCGCTGAGGGCGGCCGTGGAGCCCCCGAGGGGGGCGTTGACTCGCCACGCTGGAACTGGTCAAAGCGAAAACTGTAGTGTGTGGTTCGACGTCCGTTGCCAGTCGTGATGCTGAGCAGGCCCAATTCCACCAGCTCCTGACGCGCTTTTCGTAAGGTCGATTTCTGCTTAAATCCTGTCAGTTCAAGAAGTCTCCGCCCGCCCGGGAAGACGCTCTTGTAGCTGCGGTCTGAAAATCGCAGCAAAACGGGATAGAGCGTTCTGGCGGCGCTCGACATCCGTGCCCACAGCCCGCTTTCAATAATTGCAGCTACAAATTTAAAGTACGGCAGTTCATCGCCAGCCATAACAATTCCCCCGGCATTCGGAGGGCAATTCCAGGTTGACAGAAGAAATGCTTGTTTTTAGACTCTTGTTGGATCAACATTTCCCTGTGGAAGCCCCGCCCCCGGTTGCCGCCGGGGGCTTTTTTTGCCTGGTTTCGATCAGTTTGATTTGAATCGACCCCGGCTATGACCGGGGCTGTCGGAGGGCGTTGTAGCTGAGCTTGCCGGCTCAGGCGCTTCCATGTTGGACTAAGCCAAGAGGAAACGCAACAGCGCCCCTCTTCTTGTCCCGGATATCCAGATTATGTCTCCTGAGCTTTCCGGGTCAACGCTTTTTGGAAGCGCGCCTGCAGTTCGGCCAGTTCAAAATAAATTCAGGCATATCAATATTTGATTCTAGGGGCGCGCCGCGCCGCCCAGTAATTCGGCCCAGGATTTCTTGAGCCTGTCGCGCAAACGACGGGCCTCATCGCTGGAGCGACATATCACCAGGAGCTCGTTTTCGCGCAGTTCGACTCGCGGAGCAACGATAGCGTCGACCGCCTGGCTCGCCTTTGGTTTTCCAGTCGCGGGACTGGCTTTGCCCTGGGCAGCCCCCCCCTCCCCCGTTGCGGGAGCTGGCTGCAGAAACTCCCGAGCGTCCCGTACCGTCTTGATTGCGCCGCTGCGATAGGCCGCGAGGAACTCTGGAAGCTGCTGCTTGCGGTAGGCCTGGACGGCCTGGATCAGCAGGTTGCGACTATCAATGCCTGCGCCTACGCATTGCTCCAGGCTTTCCGTCGGCAGCTGCGCGATGCCAAGAATTTCGGTTACATAGTTGCGCGACTTGCCAACCAGTTCGGCCAGGCTTTGATCGGAAAGGTCTTCCTGCTTCTTGAGCCGAAGCAGCGCTTGGGCCTCTTCGCCGGGACTCAGGTTTTCCCGCTGCAAATTCTCGACGATGGCAATTCGCCAGTAGTCGCGTTCTTCGCGCGAGATGATCCGGCACTCCGCCTCCTGTCTGCCCAGCTTCTTCAAGGCGTGGTAGCGTCGTTCTCCGGCGATGATGCGAAAACCTTCTCCGTCGCGCGTCACGACCAGCGGTGAGAGCAAACCCTCGCGCTTGATGCTCTCCGCCAGTTCGTCAATGTTGATCGTTCGCTGCTGGCGCGGCTGCTCGCTGGAGGGGCGCAGGCGATTGAGCTTAACCGACTGGATGACGCCATCCAGGGTCTCGCGGCGGTAAATATCAGTCAGCGCCCCAAGGCGTTTAGTCTTTGAGTTCATGAAGCAGCTCCGCTATGAAAGAGTCGTACTCCTGGGCCTGTTTGGAATCCGGCGCATAGTCAAAGATTGATTGGCGTGCGACATGACTTTCCCCCACCGCCACGCCCTCGCTGATGGCGGCGTCAAAAACCGTGAAATACTGGGAGAGTACCGGCAGGATCGTCTTGTTCAATACGGTCTTGGGTTTGAGTTGTGTGACCAGCGCGCCGGCCACCTGGAGCTCGGGGTTGATTCGCCGCTTGATGGAATTGATGGTGCCTTGCAAACCGGTCATGCCATCGACGGAGAATTTTTCAGCCTGTGCAGGAATGACCACATGCGTGGCGGCGCTGAGCGCATTGATCGTAAAAATGGAAAGTGAAGGCGGGCAGTCGATAACGACCATCTCAAAGCCCTTAAGAGTCTGCAGGGCGTCGCGGACAACGTAGGGCGCATCAACATTCAACGCAAAACTCTCCACCTCGGCCAGGGTAATGCGCGAGGGCGCGAGGCTGAGATTTGGGCGTCCGGTTTCGACAATGACCTCCGCCAGCGGAGTCTGGCTGTTGAACACATCGTACATTGATTTTTCCAGGCTGTCAGGGGGGAGAAAAATTCCCGTACTGTTTGCCTGGGGGTCGAGGTCCATCAACAGGGTTGGAATATTGCGACGCGCCAGTCCGAAGGCCAGGTTCAGGGCGGTCGTAGTCTTGCCTTCGCCTCCCTTCTGGTTTGCTACCGCGATTATGTAGGTCTTTTTCATTGGGCCCAGGAATGTGACATAATATAGGAAGCCATCGCTGTCAAATTCTTCTTGGGCGTAGCGGTGGATTGTTTCTTCTTGCGGATGTCGGATATCCGACGTCAAGCCCTGGAAGCTCGCTGGTTCAGCAGTGGTCGGACGTCCGACATGAGTCTAGAGTTTTTTTGCTGCCGCTCCATTTTGCTGCAGCGCGATGTCGAAGATACAATGGAAATCCAGCAATGTCGGCCTGGTTTGAGAAGTATATTGAGCTGGCCTCTGCCGGCGCCGCAAACCCGGGCGGCGCTCTGCGCGCCCTGGGGCACGCCGGCGCCGCCATGCTATTCCAGCGCCAGGGGAGTTCCTTTGTTGTCCTGGCCCGGTACGGGTATGGCGATGCAAGCTGGTCCTATGAATTCCTGACGAAGCAGCCGCAGGCAATAGCGCCGGCCTTCCGCGGCGGCGCCGCTACTATTCGAGTTGGCGGGCTGCGCCATCCCGGCCTGCAACTCTGGGCGGCCATCGACCAGGTTGACTCGCCGCAATGGCTGCTGCTTGTAGAGGCGCCGCCTGAGATCGAGGATGTTGCCCTTGCCCTTCGGCCGGGCCTCGCTATGGAAATCGGGGCCCGGCATTCGCCCCGCCCGCCGCGGGAATCCGGACCCGTAGAGTTGCCGCTGTGGCTGAGCGAGCAGCTGCCGGATGCCGCTCGGCTGCCGGGTCCGCTTCTAATCTGCGCCGAGCCGGGCGCCGGCAAAGAGGAGTTCGTTCATGCGCTCATTCGGGAGCGACTCGGTCAGGCCCCCGGCGTGATCTTCTTCCATCCCGGACGGCTTTCAGAAGCGGTGCAGTTGCGGGAGCTTTTCGGGGATCCCGCCGGGGCCCGCCTGGGCGCCGATACGCCGGCGACTCCAATTGTACAGCGCGCAGACGGCGCCATTGTCATTCAAGAGGCCGCTGACCTGGCGCCCCACAGCCAGCTTCGGATTCTCGGCCATTTTGCCAGCGCGCCGACTGAGCGCTTGTGGGTATTCGAAACCTCCCGCGACCTGGAGCAGCTTGTCCGGGCAGAGCGATTCCTGGCCGGTCTATACCAGGACCTGCGTCCCGGAATGATCCGCCTGCCAGCCATGAATGCGGTGCGGGAGCGCATCCCCGATGAGGCGCAGCGTTTGCTGTCCGGGTTTCGGCGTACCTATCGGCGAGAGATACAGCTGGCTGACGGGGCGCTGGAAGCGTTGAAGAAGCACAGCTGGCGAGGCAACTGGCGGGAACTGAAGAACAGCCTGGAGTCAGCGTTTCTTATGTGCAGCGGCGCGACAATTGAAGCCCCCGATTTACGGCTTGGTCTGTGGTCCAGTCCGGAGGATTGGGATGACCTCAACTTGCGGCGGCGGCAGCAGGAATTGGAGCGAGCCCTGATCTTGCGAGCCTATGGCTTGCATGGCGGTAACCAGGTCCAGATGGCCCGCGCTCTTGGGATCTCGCGCGGCTCCTTGCAGTACAAGCTGGACAAGTACCGGCTGAATTGAGGCAAAAATGTTCGAGGGAAGTTCGGAGCAGGATTCAGAGCGCAGCACCCGGGGCGGCTATTTGATCAAGATCAAACCCTCGAGGAAGAGCTGCATAGTTTACGCAGACGGAACGCCCGAGAAGGCGGGAAGCGGGGCAGGGCAGAGTATCGAACAGCCTATCCCCTTTGTGGCCTTTATCGGCCCAAATTTTCAACCAACGCTCCCGGCGGGCAAAATCGATCTGGCTGAATGCCGCCGGGGACGGCTGGCAATCCCTTACCGCATAGCTGGCCGCCCGGACCTGCGCGCACTTTCCATAACCTGCAATTCGAGATCTGACCAATTCCCGGTGCAGGTGCAACAGTATCCGACCGTCCGCCAGTTTCTGGGGCGGGAAGGGGAGGGGCATCCTTACCGCTATATTGTAGTCGATCCCGACCTGCCGCGGCTCGACCTGGTTACGCTGAAGGTCAAAAATCCTGAAGCCCGCATTCTAATTCTCAAGGCCGAAGAACGCCCCGCTCCCCAGGTGGCAGCAGAGATTGACCAGCATAAAGTTCGGGCCACGGATCTCGTAAGCAGCGGCAACGCCGCTGGCGAACTCACCGCCAATCCGGTTTTCAATGCTCGAGTCCATCTGCGCAATCTGCATCTGGCAAAGGTGCGGCAGCTCCTGATGGAATCTGTCATGAGTGTACAGGAGCTAGAATTCATCCGTACTTTCCTGGCGATCATGATTCGAAACGATCAGGGAAAAGCAGAGCTCGCAAGCGTCGGAGAGGAGCTGCGTGCGCTGGATGAGCTTTATCGACTTGCCGGATTGGTTCTGAATGCCGACGGCGACTCCCTTTCCGAGGTGCTCGATGGGCCACTGCGGGACCAGGTCCGCAGCAGCCTTCTGGACTTTGTCGCCGCCCGTCGTCGCAAAGCTACGGACAAGGAGGAAGAGTTGCAGCTATGGGAGTGGGAATATCGGCTCAAGTCTGCCTAGCTATACATATGAATAGTTATTTGTGCCTCAAAAAAGGGCTAAAGAGGCTTGACTTCGATCCGATATGCCTCAAATTTAAGCAGTTCATGCGCCTCCGGCTCACAATTGCCCTTCTTGTTGGCATCTCCGCAACTGCGGGGTTGGCCGCGGCATCCTCTGAGCCGGGCAAAGCCGAAATCTATCTGGTGGGGAAAGATCTCCAAACTCAAGCACAGCTTTCTGCAACACTGGTCAAACTACCGCTTGAGGTCCGCCAATCACAAGCCTCTGGTCAGGCTGCGGAGGCCCCCCCGGCCATCCCAGGCTTGGAACGGGCTGTTCTGAATGACAGCCATCAAGTGGCGATAGGCGCATCTTGCTCGCGCATAGCAAATACGGCCTACCCGTCGCAGTCGATCAGGGCCTGCTATCTCCAGTCGGGAAGGGCGTTTGAGGCGTCTCAAATGCTATCAGCCCCATCCCAGGGCATCGCTGTCCCCACCGAACCCGAGTACTCGGCGCTTGACGGGGCTGGAGGGCCGTACTCCCCGCAGAAAGCGGATCAGGCGTCCCTCCTCGACCTGCAAGTAACTGCCTTCAACTATATTCCAGCTTCTGGTATTGCATCTGGGCAGCAGCGGGCGGAGAGCTCGGCAATACGATTCGACCCAGGATCGTCGCCAGCAGGATCGGTGGCAGCCGTTGCGTTGAATGCGGCCGAGCCACTGCTTGCCATTCCCGGCCACAGTCGCAGGACGGCAGGCCTTCCGCATCAAGCGGGCAACAACCGCAGCGCTGCCATCTGGACCAGGCCATTATGGCCGCGTCGCCACGCTTTGAGCGCAGGCTCGCCGCTGTGGCGCCGTTCGACGGTCCAAAACACCCTCTAGAAAGCGCTACGTTTCGTTAGCCACCGGCCGTCGGTTCGAAAATATGGTCAGACTTGAACCCGAAGGGCAGGGCGGAGATTCAGCATGTCTCGAACAAAACCTGGAATCGGCAAATTACTTGGTGCGATGCGCAAGCTTGTCGCGGAAGTAAATGATCAGGAAATCTGCCGCAAACTTGAAATCCTCATGAATTCCGAAAAGGAAGACCTGCCCGCGCAGCTTGCCAAGAAGATGATTGATGATCCTGGCAATTTCGATGCACGGCAGGCGCCTGAACCCTATACACAGTACGTGAAGCACTACCTCTATATGGTGAAACGGGAACGGCGCGATAGAGAAAATGGACGCGCACTTGAGTCAAAGGCCCGCCAGACCAAGAGCTTACGCCGAACTCCAAAGCAGCAATCAAGCAGGCGACAATCCGATCCGACCAAGGCGCCGGCTCGCAGCTCACAAACTTCAGCGGCAAAAACCAGAAAGCCTGGCTCTATCGCAGAGCAGGCGCCAGGCGACTCCCATCCGCCCGAAGAGCGGAACTGAGTTGAACCTTTAGCCTCCGGCTCAGAAGGCTGACCGCTCCCCACAAGGTGATCAGCCAAAACCAAAGCTCAAATACCTCGACAGAAGACCGCCCGCTGGCTGGCATTAAAGTCAGCTCAGCGTCTATCGCCTCCGCGCCTGTATGCCTATTTTCAGGCATTAACTGCAAGCGCTGAAAATCAAGTGCCCATTTTCAAGCGCATGACCCGAGCAGCTGCCGTCCCGGCGGCAAATGAGAAGCGAGTATCAAATTCTGGCAGTTGCTGCCCTTGCACCGGCAATTACCGGCAACGTCGCCGAAAAATCGGCGGAGATAATCTCGCCCATGGCGCCACCAGCCGGGCAT
This DNA window, taken from Leptospirales bacterium, encodes the following:
- a CDS encoding helix-turn-helix domain-containing protein, whose translation is MAGDELPYFKFVAAIIESGLWARMSSAARTLYPVLLRFSDRSYKSVFPGGRRLLELTGFKQKSTLRKARQELVELGLLSITTGNGRRTTHYSFRFDQFQRGESTPPSGAPRPPSAEHAADPRRGGAAPSPVFAGAPPYNQIQISINHHPSGGAGGEQSRVDHLGRRFGAAALQQARNECELAGLPPSATNLESILYRADNPRTGSWTHLETMLASKISAGSMALIRNAFLGEREGLLVFADDLPGQLKILLERCAGRIFFEPVLTGAMQTRKDYWQERSVD
- a CDS encoding ParB/RepB/Spo0J family partition protein, translating into MNSKTKRLGALTDIYRRETLDGVIQSVKLNRLRPSSEQPRQQRTINIDELAESIKREGLLSPLVVTRDGEGFRIIAGERRYHALKKLGRQEAECRIISREERDYWRIAIVENLQRENLSPGEEAQALLRLKKQEDLSDQSLAELVGKSRNYVTEILGIAQLPTESLEQCVGAGIDSRNLLIQAVQAYRKQQLPEFLAAYRSGAIKTVRDAREFLQPAPATGEGGAAQGKASPATGKPKASQAVDAIVAPRVELRENELLVICRSSDEARRLRDRLKKSWAELLGGAARP
- a CDS encoding AAA family ATPase; translated protein: MKKTYIIAVANQKGGEGKTTTALNLAFGLARRNIPTLLMDLDPQANSTGIFLPPDSLEKSMYDVFNSQTPLAEVIVETGRPNLSLAPSRITLAEVESFALNVDAPYVVRDALQTLKGFEMVVIDCPPSLSIFTINALSAATHVVIPAQAEKFSVDGMTGLQGTINSIKRRINPELQVAGALVTQLKPKTVLNKTILPVLSQYFTVFDAAISEGVAVGESHVARQSIFDYAPDSKQAQEYDSFIAELLHELKD
- a CDS encoding sigma 54-interacting transcriptional regulator, with the protein product MSAWFEKYIELASAGAANPGGALRALGHAGAAMLFQRQGSSFVVLARYGYGDASWSYEFLTKQPQAIAPAFRGGAATIRVGGLRHPGLQLWAAIDQVDSPQWLLLVEAPPEIEDVALALRPGLAMEIGARHSPRPPRESGPVELPLWLSEQLPDAARLPGPLLICAEPGAGKEEFVHALIRERLGQAPGVIFFHPGRLSEAVQLRELFGDPAGARLGADTPATPIVQRADGAIVIQEAADLAPHSQLRILGHFASAPTERLWVFETSRDLEQLVRAERFLAGLYQDLRPGMIRLPAMNAVRERIPDEAQRLLSGFRRTYRREIQLADGALEALKKHSWRGNWRELKNSLESAFLMCSGATIEAPDLRLGLWSSPEDWDDLNLRRRQQELERALILRAYGLHGGNQVQMARALGISRGSLQYKLDKYRLN